From one Gadus morhua chromosome 8, gadMor3.0, whole genome shotgun sequence genomic stretch:
- the LOC115549675 gene encoding protein zyg-11 homolog isoform X2, which produces MDAPVPVMSLCDLCLSRVCWSLEQLCDSRADGSLRLRRAPSLPTETADQLLHKMTVEGLLNDRTVAIFRDGKAFRLRRAFIRGGPVSPGAFRLALCPHRLQELDASRLAEGHASGAEVLAALLTNPELTSSLQMLSLAGLQLGWDPLGPDGGPSVRAAGPSVRTVGGFSSLRALRTLNLADTGLTDAALEEVCSLPLLESLDLSRGAVTSLAPLLGCRATLRSLTAHGLHGLRRLPVVMPAAPGVPSVLIRLSQLRHLDLSDDRFAADDVPCDSSEVDEVVQRLLEGAPDEEGAPDEEGLILPALVSLDVSGRKAVTERVVRAFVKARPSLVFLGLLATGGSACEVLTSRENLKVTGDANETQVCEALRRYKERECFLHEALVLLYNLTVDLSTPRQDLLQLVLAGMRSHPSSLQVQLVASACVFSLTTQDLAEAMAPRLLAAAVDQLLLSMQSFPSHAQVQKNCILALCSDYILLEISFNRYLATKLVMTWLSSHDDPTLQKMAVAIISVLVAKLSTEETTQLGTDVSIIRQLLGVVQQRASLGVVDNTLRFALSALWNLTDGSPAAGRHFVQCQGLELYVEVLESYCSEPSVQQKVLGLLNNLAEVEELQGDLMEEDLLDYVLSVLGDPRVGVEVRYFAGGFLAQLSSRPKAWTLRQELLETIHQQLHLTVMTWSPAEKEMVSYRCFTPFLPLLRTSQPAGVQLWAAWALHLVCSHNAPHYSPMLQQEGVVLLLEALALHPGTHADVQALARLTLHLVGARQQAQMTPPGPPHKECSLGPSGD; this is translated from the exons GCCTCCTCAATGACAGAACCGTGGCCATATTCCGCGACGGCAAGGCCTTCCGTCTCCGCAGAGCGTTCATCAGGGGCGGCCCCGTCTCCCCGGGGGCCTTCCGCCtggccctctgcccccaccgCCTCCAGGAACTCGACGCCTCCCGCCTCGCCGAGGGCCACGCCAGCGGGGCCGAGGTTCTCGCCGCCCTCCTCACCAACCCGGAGCTCACGTCCAGCCTGCAGATGCTGTCTCTGGCCGGGCTGCAGCTGGGCTGGGACCCCCTGGGTCCGGACGGAGGCCCCTCGGTCCGGGCTGCGGGCCCCTCTGTCCGGACTGTGGGGGGCTTCAGCTCCCTGCGGGCCCTGCGGACGCTTAACCTGGCGGACACGGGCCTGACGGACGCCGCGCTGGAGGAGGTTTGCTCGCTGCCCCTGCTGGAGAGCCTGGACCTCTCCCGCGGCGCCGTCACCAGCCTGGCGCCGCTGCTTGGGTGCCGGGCCACCCTGAGGTCCCTTACCGCCCACGGGCTGCATGGGCTGCGCAGGCTACCGGTTGTCATGCCGGCCGCCCCCGGTGTCCCCTCTGTGCTGATCCGGCTCAGCCAGCTGAGGCATCTGGATCTCTCCGACGACCGTTTTGCCGCCGATGACGTCCCATGCGACTCAAGCGAGGTGGATGAGGTGGTGCAGCGGCTCCTGGAGGGGGCCCCTGATGAGGAAGGGGCCCCTGATGAGGAGGGGCTCATCCTCCCGGCGCTGGTCTCCCTGGACGTGTCCGGAAGGAAGGCTGTCACTGAGCGGGTGGTCCGGGCTTTTGTGAAGGCCCGGCCCAGCCTGGTGTTCCTCGGCCTCCTGGCCACCGGGGGCAGCGCCTGCGAGGTTCTGACCTCACGGGAGAACCTGAAG GTGACCGGGGATGCTAATGAGACTCAGGTGTGTGAGGCGTTGAGGAggtacaaagagagagagtgctttCTTCACGAGGCTCTCGTCCTTCTCTACAACCTCACAGTCGACCTCAGCACGCCGCGTCAGGACCTCCTCCAG ctGGTGCTGGCGGGGATGAGGAGCCATCCCTCCTCGCTGCAGGTGCAGCTGGTGGCGTCTGCGTGCGTCTTCAGCCTCACCACCCAGGACCTGGCCGAGGCCATGGCCCCGCGCCTGCTCGCGGCTGCAGTCGACCAGCTGCTGCTGTCCATGCAGAGCTTCCCCAGTCACGCACAG GTTCAAAAGAACTGTATCCTGGCCCTCTGCAGTGACTACATCCTCCTGGAGATCTCCTTTAACAG GTATTTGGCCACCAAGCTGGTAATGACCTGGCTCAGTAGCCATGATGACCCCACCCTGCAGAAGATGGCCGTCGCAATAATTTCTGTCCTGGTTGCCAAG CTATCCACAGAGGAAACTACACAGCTGGGCACAGATGTTTCCATTATCAGG CAACTGCTGGGCGTCGTGCAGCAGCGGGCCTCCCTGGGTGTGGTGGACAACACTCTGAGGTTCGCCCTGAGTGCTCTGTGGAACCTGACGGACGGCAGCCCTGCGGCGGGCCGACACTTCGTCCAGTGCCAGGGCCTGGAGCTGTAcgtggaggtgctggag TCCTACTGCTCCGAGCCCTCGGTCCAGCAGAAGGTCCTGGGCCTGCTG AACAATCTggctgaggtggaggagctgcagggGGACCTGATGGAGGAGGACCTGCTGGACTACGTCCTCAGTGTGCTGGGCGACCCccgggtgggggtggaggtcagGTACTTTGCTGGTGGCTTCCTCGCCCAGCTCTCCTCCAGACCCAAGGCCTGGACCCTCCGTCAGGAGCTGCTGGAGACCATTCACCAACagctg CATCTCACGGTCATGACTTGGAGCCCAGCCGAGAAAGAGATGGTCTCCTACAG gtgctTCACTCCCTTCCTGCCTCTCCTCCGGACCTCCCAGCCAGCCGGGGTGCAGCTGTGGGCTGCCTGGGCCTTGCATCTGGTCTGCAGTCACAACG cccctcactACAGCCCCATGCTCCAGCAGGAGGGGGTGGTGCTGCTCCTGGAGGCCCTGGCTCTCCACCCAGGGACCCACGCTGACGTCCAGGCCCTGGCCCGGCTCACCCTGCACCTCGTAGGGGCCCGGCAGCAGGCCCAGATGACCCCGCCCGGCCCTCCACACAAAGAGTGCTCCCTCGGCCCTTCTGGAGACTGA
- the LOC115549675 gene encoding protein zyg-11 homolog isoform X1, whose translation MFQDAPVPVMSLCDLCLSRVCWSLEQLCDSRADGSLRLRRAPSLPTETADQLLHKMTVEGLLNDRTVAIFRDGKAFRLRRAFIRGGPVSPGAFRLALCPHRLQELDASRLAEGHASGAEVLAALLTNPELTSSLQMLSLAGLQLGWDPLGPDGGPSVRAAGPSVRTVGGFSSLRALRTLNLADTGLTDAALEEVCSLPLLESLDLSRGAVTSLAPLLGCRATLRSLTAHGLHGLRRLPVVMPAAPGVPSVLIRLSQLRHLDLSDDRFAADDVPCDSSEVDEVVQRLLEGAPDEEGAPDEEGLILPALVSLDVSGRKAVTERVVRAFVKARPSLVFLGLLATGGSACEVLTSRENLKVTGDANETQVCEALRRYKERECFLHEALVLLYNLTVDLSTPRQDLLQLVLAGMRSHPSSLQVQLVASACVFSLTTQDLAEAMAPRLLAAAVDQLLLSMQSFPSHAQVQKNCILALCSDYILLEISFNRYLATKLVMTWLSSHDDPTLQKMAVAIISVLVAKLSTEETTQLGTDVSIIRQLLGVVQQRASLGVVDNTLRFALSALWNLTDGSPAAGRHFVQCQGLELYVEVLESYCSEPSVQQKVLGLLNNLAEVEELQGDLMEEDLLDYVLSVLGDPRVGVEVRYFAGGFLAQLSSRPKAWTLRQELLETIHQQLHLTVMTWSPAEKEMVSYRCFTPFLPLLRTSQPAGVQLWAAWALHLVCSHNAPHYSPMLQQEGVVLLLEALALHPGTHADVQALARLTLHLVGARQQAQMTPPGPPHKECSLGPSGD comes from the exons GCCTCCTCAATGACAGAACCGTGGCCATATTCCGCGACGGCAAGGCCTTCCGTCTCCGCAGAGCGTTCATCAGGGGCGGCCCCGTCTCCCCGGGGGCCTTCCGCCtggccctctgcccccaccgCCTCCAGGAACTCGACGCCTCCCGCCTCGCCGAGGGCCACGCCAGCGGGGCCGAGGTTCTCGCCGCCCTCCTCACCAACCCGGAGCTCACGTCCAGCCTGCAGATGCTGTCTCTGGCCGGGCTGCAGCTGGGCTGGGACCCCCTGGGTCCGGACGGAGGCCCCTCGGTCCGGGCTGCGGGCCCCTCTGTCCGGACTGTGGGGGGCTTCAGCTCCCTGCGGGCCCTGCGGACGCTTAACCTGGCGGACACGGGCCTGACGGACGCCGCGCTGGAGGAGGTTTGCTCGCTGCCCCTGCTGGAGAGCCTGGACCTCTCCCGCGGCGCCGTCACCAGCCTGGCGCCGCTGCTTGGGTGCCGGGCCACCCTGAGGTCCCTTACCGCCCACGGGCTGCATGGGCTGCGCAGGCTACCGGTTGTCATGCCGGCCGCCCCCGGTGTCCCCTCTGTGCTGATCCGGCTCAGCCAGCTGAGGCATCTGGATCTCTCCGACGACCGTTTTGCCGCCGATGACGTCCCATGCGACTCAAGCGAGGTGGATGAGGTGGTGCAGCGGCTCCTGGAGGGGGCCCCTGATGAGGAAGGGGCCCCTGATGAGGAGGGGCTCATCCTCCCGGCGCTGGTCTCCCTGGACGTGTCCGGAAGGAAGGCTGTCACTGAGCGGGTGGTCCGGGCTTTTGTGAAGGCCCGGCCCAGCCTGGTGTTCCTCGGCCTCCTGGCCACCGGGGGCAGCGCCTGCGAGGTTCTGACCTCACGGGAGAACCTGAAG GTGACCGGGGATGCTAATGAGACTCAGGTGTGTGAGGCGTTGAGGAggtacaaagagagagagtgctttCTTCACGAGGCTCTCGTCCTTCTCTACAACCTCACAGTCGACCTCAGCACGCCGCGTCAGGACCTCCTCCAG ctGGTGCTGGCGGGGATGAGGAGCCATCCCTCCTCGCTGCAGGTGCAGCTGGTGGCGTCTGCGTGCGTCTTCAGCCTCACCACCCAGGACCTGGCCGAGGCCATGGCCCCGCGCCTGCTCGCGGCTGCAGTCGACCAGCTGCTGCTGTCCATGCAGAGCTTCCCCAGTCACGCACAG GTTCAAAAGAACTGTATCCTGGCCCTCTGCAGTGACTACATCCTCCTGGAGATCTCCTTTAACAG GTATTTGGCCACCAAGCTGGTAATGACCTGGCTCAGTAGCCATGATGACCCCACCCTGCAGAAGATGGCCGTCGCAATAATTTCTGTCCTGGTTGCCAAG CTATCCACAGAGGAAACTACACAGCTGGGCACAGATGTTTCCATTATCAGG CAACTGCTGGGCGTCGTGCAGCAGCGGGCCTCCCTGGGTGTGGTGGACAACACTCTGAGGTTCGCCCTGAGTGCTCTGTGGAACCTGACGGACGGCAGCCCTGCGGCGGGCCGACACTTCGTCCAGTGCCAGGGCCTGGAGCTGTAcgtggaggtgctggag TCCTACTGCTCCGAGCCCTCGGTCCAGCAGAAGGTCCTGGGCCTGCTG AACAATCTggctgaggtggaggagctgcagggGGACCTGATGGAGGAGGACCTGCTGGACTACGTCCTCAGTGTGCTGGGCGACCCccgggtgggggtggaggtcagGTACTTTGCTGGTGGCTTCCTCGCCCAGCTCTCCTCCAGACCCAAGGCCTGGACCCTCCGTCAGGAGCTGCTGGAGACCATTCACCAACagctg CATCTCACGGTCATGACTTGGAGCCCAGCCGAGAAAGAGATGGTCTCCTACAG gtgctTCACTCCCTTCCTGCCTCTCCTCCGGACCTCCCAGCCAGCCGGGGTGCAGCTGTGGGCTGCCTGGGCCTTGCATCTGGTCTGCAGTCACAACG cccctcactACAGCCCCATGCTCCAGCAGGAGGGGGTGGTGCTGCTCCTGGAGGCCCTGGCTCTCCACCCAGGGACCCACGCTGACGTCCAGGCCCTGGCCCGGCTCACCCTGCACCTCGTAGGGGCCCGGCAGCAGGCCCAGATGACCCCGCCCGGCCCTCCACACAAAGAGTGCTCCCTCGGCCCTTCTGGAGACTGA